One Hordeum vulgare subsp. vulgare chromosome 4H, MorexV3_pseudomolecules_assembly, whole genome shotgun sequence DNA window includes the following coding sequences:
- the LOC123447866 gene encoding 60S ribosomal protein L10-1-like isoform X1 translates to MGKRPARCYRQIKNKPYPKSRYCRGVPDPKIRIYDVGMKKKGVDKFPSLVCWEKENVSSEALEAARIACNKYMTKNAGKDAFHLRVRVHPYHVLRINKMLSCAGADRLQTGTRGAFGKPLGTCARVDIGQVLLSVRSKEINGIHADEALRHAKFKFPGRRKTIPSRGFTKFNKADYIKYKSRGKDRV, encoded by the exons ATGGGGAAAA GACCTGCTAGGTGCTACCGCCAGATCAAAAACAAGCCCTACCCGAAGTCAAGGTACTGCCGTGGTGTACCTGACCCGAAGATCAGGATCTATGATGTCGGGATGAAGAAGAAGGGAGTTGATAAGTTCCCCTCCTTGGTCTGCTGGGAAAAGGAGAATGTCTCCAGCGAGGCTCTTGAGGCTGCCCGTATTGCTTGCAACAAGTACATGACCAAGAATGCTGGAAAGGATGCGTTCCACCTGAGGGTCAGGGTGCATCCATACCATGTCCTTCGCATCAACAAGATGCTTTCATGTGCCGGGGCTGATAGGCTGCAGACTGGAACGAGGGGTGCTTTCGGGAAGCCTCTGGGTACCTGTGCTCGTGTGGACATTGGCCAAGTCCTCCTTTCTGTGCGCTCCAAGGAGATCAATGGTATTCATGCTGACGAAGCCCTCCGCCATGCCAAGTTCAAGTTCCCTGGACGTCGAAAGACCATTCCCAGCAG GGGCTTTACCAAGTTCAACAAGGCCGATTACATCAAGTACAAGAGTAGAGGGAAGGATCGTGTTTGA
- the LOC123447866 gene encoding 60S ribosomal protein L10-1-like isoform X2: MGKRPARCYRQIKNKPYPKSRYCRGVPDPKIRIYDVGMKKKGVDKFPSLVCWEKENVSSEALEAARIACNKYMTKNAGKDAFHLRVRVHPYHVLRINKMLSCAGADRLQTGTRGAFGKPLGTCARVDIGQVLLSVRSKEINGIHADEALRHAKFKFPGRRKTIPSR; the protein is encoded by the exons ATGGGGAAAA GACCTGCTAGGTGCTACCGCCAGATCAAAAACAAGCCCTACCCGAAGTCAAGGTACTGCCGTGGTGTACCTGACCCGAAGATCAGGATCTATGATGTCGGGATGAAGAAGAAGGGAGTTGATAAGTTCCCCTCCTTGGTCTGCTGGGAAAAGGAGAATGTCTCCAGCGAGGCTCTTGAGGCTGCCCGTATTGCTTGCAACAAGTACATGACCAAGAATGCTGGAAAGGATGCGTTCCACCTGAGGGTCAGGGTGCATCCATACCATGTCCTTCGCATCAACAAGATGCTTTCATGTGCCGGGGCTGATAGGCTGCAGACTGGAACGAGGGGTGCTTTCGGGAAGCCTCTGGGTACCTGTGCTCGTGTGGACATTGGCCAAGTCCTCCTTTCTGTGCGCTCCAAGGAGATCAATGGTATTCATGCTGACGAAGCCCTCCGCCATGCCAAGTTCAAGTTCCCTGGACGTCGAAAGACCATTCCCAGCAGGTAG